GAGATGGGCATGCATGGAGGGTGCCTTTGTAGATGCCCCAACACATTCCCATGCACTGGGGCCAAACGCTGGATGCAGGCAGAGGAGATGAGGCCCTGGTAGGGTTCAGCAAAGGCAAAGGCACATGACAGTGGCGGGGAGCAAGAGGCAGGGTGGGCGCTGCAGGTGACTGAGTCCAGCTAGGTTAATGCCAGGATGGCCCTTCTCAGGCACCGTGGGGCCCAGGAGgatcctggctctgcccctcctgGCTAAGGGCTTGGGCAAGCCTGGGGTGAAGCTTAGGAGGCAGGAAGCTGTTCCAAGAGGAAAAGCCCTCGCTTTCCCTGGAAGAATGATGGAAGACTTGACTACTGGACATCTGTCCCACAGCCCGAGTGCCCTGTCCTCGAGCAATCACAGCTGCCTAGCTGCTGAGTCGAGCAGCTCTCAATCCCCAAAGCCCAGAGGCCCTCAGTTGTCTGGCTCCAGTGTCCACTCTGACAACCACTGCAGGCACGATGCCCGCTGTGCCTCAGTCTCAGGTGGGGGCCGACCTGGCCTGGGCAGGGGGGTGGAGGGGCTGCAGGGCCTCTGCCCTCCATCCATAGGGTTGGGGTCAGGGTCAGTCTGTAGGGCTTGGATGAGCTGTTCCAGGGGCTGAACACAGGTACGGGGACTCCAGCAGGCGtccagggcaggcaggaaggggTCGGGTGTACAGGCCTCCACGCGCTCAGCCTGTGTGGGGATGCGCAGGTAGAAGGCGTGCAGCATCATGCGGAAAGGTTGGTCCTCCTGGTCCTCAGCCTGTCCGTAAGTCAGGTCACCCACGATAGGGTGGCCAAGGGCACTGCAGTGGACTCGAAGCTGGTGCGTCCGGCCTGTGGGGTCAGGGGATGGGAGGTCAGGCTGGGATAAACCATTCTTTGTCACATCCCTACCTCGTTCTTACAGTATCCAGCAAGTTCCCTGGGGGTGTCTTTGGAGCATCATGGCAGccccttgcattttttttttttttacagtgctagcgtttgaatccagggccttgttcATGCTGGGCAAATATTCTACAGCTGCCCTGTACCCCcaactctctttttttcctccccttaaaaaatgtttttgaggacattttaattttgtgtgcctgtgttccTGCGTGTGCTCACATGATGCTACGGCGTACAAATGTAGTCAGAGACAATTCCTAAGAACCTCTTCTCTCCTTGCACGGTGTGGGTCGGAGGGGGGCGCGAACTCgggctgtcaggcttggcggcagatACCTTCGTCAGcggagccgtctcactggccccttttctttttttcttgagacaaaatctcatgtagcccaggggccttgaactctttatgtagccaaggatgggcatgaacttctgatctcccctGCCTAGACCTCCAGCGTGCCAGAATTACATTTATGCCACCACACCTTGTTTACcccatcttcttttttaaagcgAGAACCTCCTGCTGGATGGtgatggtggcggtggcggcacacgcctttagtcccagcactcgggaggcagaagcaggtggatctttgtgagtttaaggtcagcctggtctataaagcaagttccaggacagccaggactacacagagaaatcttgtctcaaaaacaaaacaaacaaacaaaaagggaaagaaacactCTGATGAGTAACCACTCTACAGATCTGTGCCACCATgaagggtggggcagggtgggggcaggccCTTGGTATAGGATCCATCAGATCCCTTCCTATAAATCACATGTTGGGACTCAGGACTTGAGATTGGACTGGGGTGGCTACTGGCGAGAACACAGCCATCGGGACACTTGGTCTAGCTACCTAGTGAGCTCAGTTAAACCTTCAGGGTACATGCAGGAGCCAGCAAAGATTGCTGGGCCCTGACCACTGttccttgggtagctgttgccttgcttgctgaccttgatcagatgtcctctctatgctaattccctgccggtttccttcctcctgaacaGTTTACcggaggttccttgtttgtgtatcctgcatatttggtgtaaacagctaggatgcaAGTATGTaaaaacatctgtagcgaacttctgccctccggggttctcccactgtgctgtaagcctgtatttaaggcctcttccctTCTTCAATAAACGGTATTCGGCATTCTACTGAGACAAAtgtttttaatccacagcccctcacttggacatggtgaacgggtggtaGCGTGGGCGCTATAAAAGATCTTGCTATCTGCCCACACACCTGGTATAGACCCAAGCAGGCCACTCTGCCTATACCTCAGGGTCCTTTCTTGTATGACCAGactcctgccctcccctgccctggaCATACCTGTGAGTGGCTTCAGCAGCACTTTGGACACAGGGTCACCAGCATACAGCCCATGTTCCAGGACCAAGAGCTCTGTGAGACTTGGCTTAGGGTTCTCACAACCTGGATGCAAAGGCAAATATTAGGGTCAGCTGGGCCAGCCCTAGAGCTTGAGCCGACTCCAATCCACACTTGTCTGGCTGTTCCCATCCATGCAGGGCTCAGGCTGGAGACACGCCCATGGCCCCCATCCCAACCACTATACCGTGTGTGCCCTCGATGCACATGGTGTGGGTCCGCCCCTCTGTAGTGTTCCGGCCAATGGCATAGTTGATTGTCACCTGGCTTTCCTGGATGTGGCCCCGGACCTGCCAAGCAAGGACATCACATACAGCATATAGGGCCACACTGCTACCTCTAGAGAGAAGGATGTGGCTGAGCTCTATGTGGCCACATAGGCCTGACATGGAGCTTGGGTTCAGGGGACCTGCTGGAGTAGGAGCCTTGAGTCTCCATACTATTTATCTTAGGAACTGGCCAGGACTTACCAGCGCCAGGTAGGCTTTGGTGACTCGCCGGTCCTTGAAGCATTTATAAGCACTGCCCGCAGCTGCTTTATTCAGGGCCACGCACAGCGCCCCACTGGTGGAGAAGTCCAGTTGGTGGCAGAACCTGGGAAGGAGCAGAGGGGCAGCAGTGGCTGGACCCTGCTGTGTTCTGGCTTGCACTTTTGTGGCAGAGTCCAGCGTCCCAGAAACCTTTGGAAGGACGGTGCAGTGGGGCTCTCTGTGTTGGCTGTGTACCTGAACCCATAGCAGGTGTCAGGGTCGGCCAGCTCTGGGAAGCGGTGGCAAAGCTGCTTCTGTAGCGTCAGGGTCTCCCGCCAGGTCTTGCTATCAATGCGAAGATCCCAATGCTTGTTCACCACCAGGAAGTCGCTGCTCTGGTACACGATGGACAGATTTTCCATGCTGCCAGGCTCCATGGCGGGGCTGCACACAGGTGGAAGTGAacctggggtgggagggtgcCTGACCTGCCCCTCAAGCACTGTGCACACTTATTGGGCGCCAGCACCTGCTGGAACCCTTTATGCCTTTCACAAGGGGCCAAGCCAGGGGTGTCAGCTCCAGAATGGGAGTCTGGCCAAGGTCAGGAGATTCTGACTTGCCCTGTACTTAGGGTGAGGGAGCTCTCCCTGACCCAGATCTGGAATTAACAGCCTGGTTGTCCAGCTCACCCCTACACACGGACTTTCCCCGAGTAGACAAGGAAGAGGATTGGGGCTGCTGCGCCCTGATTGGCCCTGGACCACCCAGGACTGCAAGCGCTCCCTAACTTGCCTCCCACCAGCCTGTGACCACAGGCGGACCCTTTAGGACTTACCTGCAAAAGGATCAAGGGGTCAGGATGTCACTTTCCACCCTTGCATCCAACCTGGTTTCCCTACAATAGGAATCAGGTCTTGGCCTGGCTGGCGCGCAGCCCCGCCTTCACCCTGCCCACTCCACTTGCTGATGGATGGCCATACTGGCCAATGGCATTCTTGACCCGGAGCTCCGCCCACTGGAAGATGGTGAGGCCCCTCCCGGACGGTCTGCGCACGCACCTACTTAGCTCCACCTATTTCCCCCGTCTCCGCATGGACGGATGGCTGTACAGGCCAATAACAAGCATTCCTGGTCCTCCGGTTCAACCACTGAACTTACTATTCCTCTCCTCCCGCCCTTTGCGTGCGAAGACCCTCCCTGCCCCGTTGGCCAATGGTGGGCGCCTCTGGGGACGCCGGCTGTTGATTGGCGGTACTGGAGGCTTGCGGGGAGTGGCGCGCAGTGGCAGTGGCGCGGGAAGTTCTGAGGGTGAGCTCGCTGTGGGAGCTGCGGTCTGGCCGCACTGGAGCCCATGGAAGACTACGAGGAGGATCTGTACGGTGTGGAGGATGACTTCCACAACCAGTTCGCCGCCGAGCTCGAAGTGCTGGCGGAGCTGGAAGGTGGGTGCGGGTCCTGGGTCGCGGCCGGGTCGTGGCTGCATCCGGCTTCAGTCATGAGCTGCATGGATGGGATAGGCAGTGGCTGGGAGTTCGCTTCTTGCTTGCAGTGTGCGGCTGCTGTGAACCTCTGTCTCAGCAGGGACACAGGACGTGGCGCCCTCTGAGAACCTCCAGACTCCAGCGAGCCGCCCCCCACTGACGTTTGAAGAGGCCATCGCTGGTGGGGACACTGCCCCGCGCCCCTGCCCTGTAAGGGCTCCAGGAAATGACTGCCGCAATACCAGAAAGAATGTTCGTAGGGACCAGCCTGAGTCCTTCAGTATGTCCAGTTGGGTACAGGGTACTCGGGGTCGGGGGATGCTGAGGACCAGCTTTCTcttctctacctcctcctcctgcttctgtctctgcagGCCCCATGAGCAAGCGGCCCAGGCTGGAGGTGGTGAAGAGGTTGAACTTTGAGCCAAATATGGAGGAGCTCCTGTACCCCGATTCCCCTCCAGGGGACATCACCCCCCCACCGAGTCCTGAGGTCTTCCCTGAGATGTTGAATGCTGGGTGTGTTGCTTGAGGGCATGTAATTTCTACCTGGGAAAGCTGCTTGTCCAGAGGGGTGGGTGTGGGCCCAAGCACCCCATGGAGGGTGACTGGAGATGCCTGTCCCTCCTAGGCCCTCAGATGCTGGTGCTGACAAGGACACAATGCAGGCTTTGCCAAGCCCCCGCAACCCCGTCCTGAGACGCCCCCCTGTCTTAGAGGATTACATCAATGTGACGTCCACAGGTGGAGAGCGGGCTTTTTTGGTGCTTCGGGCTGACCTCACAGGCACTGGGGTGCAGGTGTGTGACCACAGCGTGGGGCTAGCCATAGCGCTGGTTCCTTTGTGTTGCCAGTGGGCTTTCAGCAGCTTCCAGTGCCAGTTTCACCGGTCTGAATCGCTAGAAATAGGCACTCCCATGTAGTCCAGTGTTGGGAACTGCGGTGTTACTTTGGGGGTATGTGGCCTTAGAGTGCCACCCTGCATCCCAGCTGTTAGCTTTCTgctcttcttctccccccaccccacagctgACCTCCCTTGGACCTGGCCCTTCTGAGTGAGGCATCGCCTCTCTGATTAGGCAtggttttgtctctttctctctgtcataCCTTTTTGGGGAAGGGCATTGTGGGTGCTCCCAtgacctgggggaggggggaggtttaCAGAGCTGACAAATCTGTCTCGCCCAGAACCCTCTTCCGGATGTCCAGTGGCGA
This Peromyscus leucopus breed LL Stock chromosome 8b, UCI_PerLeu_2.1, whole genome shotgun sequence DNA region includes the following protein-coding sequences:
- the Rpusd1 gene encoding RNA pseudouridylate synthase domain-containing protein 1 — protein: MEPGSMENLSIVYQSSDFLVVNKHWDLRIDSKTWRETLTLQKQLCHRFPELADPDTCYGFRFCHQLDFSTSGALCVALNKAAAGSAYKCFKDRRVTKAYLALVRGHIQESQVTINYAIGRNTTEGRTHTMCIEGTHGCENPKPSLTELLVLEHGLYAGDPVSKVLLKPLTGRTHQLRVHCSALGHPIVGDLTYGQAEDQEDQPFRMMLHAFYLRIPTQAERVEACTPDPFLPALDACWSPRTCVQPLEQLIQALQTDPDPNPMDGGQRPCSPSTPLPRPGRPPPETEAQRASCLQWLSEWTLEPDN